Below is a window of Streptomyces qaidamensis DNA.
GGTTGTCCGGGTCGCTGTACCCGTGGCAGGCGAAGTGCGCCCAGCCACTGGCCGGCAGAGCGTCGAGTACAGCGTCACGATTCGCGTCCGCGCCGACCAGGACCGTGGCGCCGGGTATGAGAGCGGCCAGGTGGTCGGCTTCGGCCTGTGCGCCGGGCAGGTCCGGGGCATCCGGAGTGTGCGGCATCGCGACCACCAGCAGCCGCGGCTCGTTCCGGTCGTCGCGGCGTCCCGCGCGGGCGTGACCCAGGGCGCGGATCGTCGGCGTCGTCGAGGAGACGACGCGGTCAAGGAGCACAGGTCCGCCGTCGCGGTGGTGGCCCGCCGCGTGCAGGGGAAGCAGGCTGAGCGGCCCGACCGGGGCCCACCAGATCCTTGGCCATGGACCATCCGCCGCCGGTTCCGCCGTCAGCCCCAGTTCGCCGAGCACAGGGCCCACGATGGTGTCCCACAGCCACTCGAGCGTGTCATGGATCGCCTGCTCGGCGGCCAGCCGCCCCTTCGTGAACGCGGTATGCAGAGTGCGTACGCGGTGGCTCACGGTCTCTTCGCTCAGCCGGTCCAGCGCGCGTGACCGTACCCCGTCCGGGGCGATGATCAGCGCGTCACACCGGTGCCGGCTGACGTTGACGTACACGATCGGGCCCTCGTGTGCCTGCGCGGTGAGGTCGGTGAGCAGCGGGGGCCGTAGGAACCGCTCCATCCCGGGCAGCGCGCGGATCCGGTCGGTCACCGCGTCGAGTTCGTCGGCGAGGGCCACGCGGTCACTCATGGTGTCGGTTTCGAACTCCGCGGTGAGCGTGCGGAAGCGTTCGGCCAGCTCGGGTGCCCGCTCGCGCAGGTCGGAAAGATCGCCGCGGCTGTCGAGTGCCTGGGCGGCGAGCACGCAGCGCCCGGATTCGAGCAGGGTCACCGCGCTCACCTCGTCGCCGACGGCCAGCGCGCACGCGGCCGCGTCGGCGGCGACCCCGGCGAACCGGCCGAGCCAGTACTGGGCGTCCTCGCGGCCCAGGCGGCGCCCGGCGAGCCGGGGCAGCAGCCGGACCGCAGCGGCGTATCCCTCGGCGGCCACGTCGAGCTGCCCCGCCTCGGCGGCCAGGTCGCCCCACCGGTCCGCCGCTTCCGCCCGGCTCTCCGCCGGCGATCCGGCAGACGCCGCGGCCTCCCGGTAGCAGCCGAGTGCCTCGGTCAGCGCGTCGCGGTCGCCGAGGTGCCGGAAGCCGAGCGCCAGGACGTTGGCGACGCGAGTCAGTAGACCCGCCCGGGAATAGGCGTCCTGCTCGGGCCTTTGCGCCGCACTCCGGGCCAGGCCGACCGCCTCGGCGAGGACCTGCGGATCCGGCGGCTCCCGTCGCACGGCGGCGGGTGCGACGGGGTTCGTGCACCAGTCGCCGAGCGCGGCGGCCAGACTCGCGGTGTACCCGGGCCAGTGCGGGCTGTCCTGCGGGGTGGCGGCCACGGACGCGCGACGCGCGGCGATCGCGTCCCGCAACGCGTTCCGGTCGCCGAACTTCTCGTAGGCCATCCCCAGGACACCGCCGAGATTGGCCAGCCGCACTGCCCGGCCCGGGTCGTCGTCCGCCGTCACATCCGCGGCCGCGCGGTGCGCGTCGATCGCCTCGTCGAGCACGCTCGCCTCTCCCGTCCGGGTGAACAAGTCGGACAGAATGGCGCCGAGGTTGGAGAGCCGCTGGGCCTGCCCGGCGACCAGGCTCGCGCCGAGGCGGACGGACTCCTTCGCGCAGTCGACCGCCTCCGACAGCACCTGCAGTTCGCCGGTCACCCCGAACCGTTTGTGCAGCACGACGGCGAGGATCCCGAGCGAACGCGGGTGGTCACCCTGCCCGGCGGTGGCCTCGGCGGCACCGCGAGCGACGTCGATCGCGTCCATGACGTGGGCCAGGTCTCCGGTCGCGTGGAACAACGCGTTCAGGTTGACGGCGAGGTTGCCCATGAACTGGACGCGCAGCGGATGGCCCGCCGACGTGCACGCCACCGCGTCCCGCTCGATGATGACGGCCTCCGCGAGCGCGGCGCGGTCCCCGAACGCTTCGCCCCGGGTGGCCAGCGCCGTGGCGAAGTGGTCCAGCCGCACGCCGCGGCGGGGGTGCCCGGCGGGGGTGGCCGCCGCCGCCGAGCGTCCGAGCTCGATCGCCCGCTCGAGCAGGGCCGATTCCCGGGTCTGCTCGAACTTGGCGGCGTACCGGCCGCACGCTTCGGCTTCGGAGTCGGCGCGTTCCCAGCCATGCGTCCAATTCGGGCGCTCGCCGGTGAGCGCGGCCCAGTCTCGTTCCGTGGTAGTCAGCTCGACGAGGTTCTGCGAGTGCCGCGGATCGGTGACCGGGGTGTGGGCCACCAGCGTCTGCCGGACCCGGAGCAGTTCGGCCAGATCATCCCGCGCTCCGCGAGCCCGGTAGTGGTCGTCGAGAAGGTACCCGAGGTTCTTCAACCGGTCGAGCACGTCGGACGACCCGTCCGGCGTGAGCTCCACCGATCGCCGCGCGGCGTCAACGGCTTCCTCCATGACGCCGGTCTGCCCGGTGTGATGGGACCAGTCGCGCAGGACGACGGCGAGGAAGTGCAGGCTCCTCGCGGTGAGCACGTCATCGTGGGAGCTCTCGACGGCGGCCCGCGCCTGCTCGACGGCTTCCGCCAAGGGGTCGAGGTCCTTCGTCACGGCGAACGCCGTCCGCAGTGCGACAACGAGGTTACCCAGGTAGAACGCCTTCCTTGTGGATGGTTCCTCGTTGACGGCCGTCCGGCTCCAGTCCAGCGCGTCGGCCAGGGTTCCGCGGTCCTGGTTCTGCCGGAACGCGGTGTGCAGCAGCATGCCGATGTTGTTGGCGTATTCGGCCGAATCCTCCGGGCTTTCGTACGCGAGGAGGTAGGCCTCCGTGACTTTCCGGACGGCTTCCTGCAGGAACTCGAAGTCGCCGGTCTGGTGGTAGCGGGTCTGGAGCAGGCCCCCGAGATTGGACAGGACCGAGCGACGCTCGGTTACGTCCTCGGCGGCCAGCAAGGCATGGCCGAGATCGATCGCCTTCTCGACCGACGCGGGGTCCGCGCTGTGCCGGGCCACGTGGAACGCCTCCCAGAACCGCTCGGCCATGCTGTTCGCGGACCCGCCACCCACGCGTCAGTCCTGGTTGCCGCTAGAGGTGCCGGCCGGTCCGTCGGGAGCCTCGTCCGGCTCGGCGACCTTCCGTTTCGGGGTGTAGCCGCGTTTCGCGGCCTCCTGCAACAGCGCCGCCTCTTCGGGCGTGAGTTCGGGTTCGTGCGAGAGTTTCGGTTCGTGCGAGAGCTCCGGTTCGTGCGCCATTATCGCTCCTCCCCCGGCACGGCCGCCGGTTCTCCAGCTTCGACGAACTCCAGCACATCGAAGTCTTCCGCCCGCAGGCACAGGCCAGCCGTCCCGTGAACGCGCGCGCCGAACGCCCCGTCGCCACCCATCATGCGCGCCGATTCGAGGTACAGCTCGGCCGGGTGGGGGTACGAGGAGGCGTACGACCGGTTGCCGTACCAGCCGCCCGCCCAGTTGCCGTCCTTGAGCCGCACGCGCACGAAGCACGGTTCGCGGTCGCGGAACGCGTGGTCCCAGGCGCTGGGCGTGCGCAGGAACCGAGCCTTGCGCCGCTGCCGATCCACCAGGGAAACAGTGAGGGCCGCCACGGCCGGCACGACGAGGAACAGCACCACGGCGACGAAGCCGACCATTCGCGGGCGTTCCACGAAGCCGTCCCAGCCGCCGCCGGCGCCTCGAGCCAGGCGAACCAACGCCGGCCCCGCTGCCACTGCGTACAGGGCGTCCAGCGCGATCGACGCGACGATCGCCCGCAGCACCCGCTCACCCAGATCACGCTCACCGGGCACCGGCCCACGGCTGCGTTCCCGGACGAACTGATAGGTGACCCCGGGCAGCACCAGAAGGACGAGCAGAGCGAGCTGCACGACGGTCGCAGGCGCTTGCACTCACCACCCCCCATGTTTCACGGACTCCGCTCGATCAGGCTACTGCGGGACACACGACATGCGAACCTACAGGTGCGGGCGTGGTGGTCCTGGTCGTAGTGCAGGTGGCAACCCTGGCGCATGGCACGGAGGTTGGGCCCGGTCGCAGTTCCCCGGCGTGTGGCCGAGGTGCGCGACGGAACGTGGGAACCGGCCCGTTCGGCAGTCACCTCGCCGCCGACTTTGTTGAAGCACTCGAGGGTCTGGCTCCCCCAACAGGTCATCAACGTGCTCGAGCAGGCATTCCAGCGAGTTGCGAACGCCGGCACGCGGGTGGAGGGCGGGGACGCTGTCGAAGCAAAAGCCGCTGCGGCGCTCGTCGCGAGCAGTCAGATCGTGATCGATCCAGAAGACGGGCCAGGAGAGCCACTGCCTGAACCAGTACACCGGGATCCGCTGGGACGTCTCTGCCCCAGGAGATGGGCTTCAGCTCGGGATTGACCTGCTGGTGTCGGCTGCGGGACTGAAACGAGGCCGGGGTCTGGCAGCACCGGCACGAGCTGCTGCTGTCCGAGCTGCGGGTCGCAGACCTGCTGGACTTGTCCCGCGCCGCGGTCGACTCCAGCCACATCCGCGCGATGAAGGGCGGGCCGGCCACCGGTCCGGCCCCGGTGGACCGGGGCAAGGCCGGCAGCAAGCACCACCTGATCGTCGAGGCGCACGGCATCCCGCTCGCGGCAACCACCACCGGCGGCAGCCGTGGGCGACGTCACCCAACTGATCCCGCTGATCCAGGCCGTCCCGCCGGTCCGCGGCAAGCGCGGCCTGGCCACTGCGCCGCCCCAGGTGTCTGTACGCCGACCGCGGCCATGACCACGAGGTCTACCGGGACAAGGCCCGCCGGTTCCAGATCTCCCCGCGCATCGTCCGGCGCGGCACCGGGCACGGCTCCGTCCTGGGCGTGTACCGCTGGGTCATGGAAGGAGCGACCGCGCTGCTGCACTGGTTCCGCCGCCTGCGCATCCGCTGGGAGATCCGCGACGACATTCACCGCGCGTTCATCACCCTCGTCTGCGCCGTCATCAGCTGGCGACGACTGCGCACCGCGCCCTGTCGAGAGCAGGGACAGGCGATGCGCCCCAGGGGATGGCCTGCTCGATGCGTCCGAAGGCACTGGCAGCAGCCGGGCTCGCGCAGCCTCACATCCGGGATCTCAGCACGTCGACCTCACAGCCCGGCGCGTACGGGTCGAAGCCGTGCTCGACCAGCCAGCGAACCCCCAGCAGGCTTCGCACCGACCACCACGCGCGGATCACGTCGAGGTCGACGTCGATGCCATATCCGGCGATGACGTCGTCGAGGTGCCCCTCGTGTCCGAGCGTCAAGGTGGCGAGGTCGAACAGGGCATCACCCCGGCCCGCCTCGGACCAGTCGATGATGCCCGTGACCTCGTCGCCGTCGACAAAGACGTGGTCGATCTGCAGGTCGCCGT
It encodes the following:
- a CDS encoding DUF6338 family protein, whose product is MQAPATVVQLALLVLLVLPGVTYQFVRERSRGPVPGERDLGERVLRAIVASIALDALYAVAAGPALVRLARGAGGGWDGFVERPRMVGFVAVVLFLVVPAVAALTVSLVDRQRRKARFLRTPSAWDHAFRDREPCFVRVRLKDGNWAGGWYGNRSYASSYPHPAELYLESARMMGGDGAFGARVHGTAGLCLRAEDFDVLEFVEAGEPAAVPGEER
- a CDS encoding CHAT domain-containing protein, translating into MGGGSANSMAERFWEAFHVARHSADPASVEKAIDLGHALLAAEDVTERRSVLSNLGGLLQTRYHQTGDFEFLQEAVRKVTEAYLLAYESPEDSAEYANNIGMLLHTAFRQNQDRGTLADALDWSRTAVNEEPSTRKAFYLGNLVVALRTAFAVTKDLDPLAEAVEQARAAVESSHDDVLTARSLHFLAVVLRDWSHHTGQTGVMEEAVDAARRSVELTPDGSSDVLDRLKNLGYLLDDHYRARGARDDLAELLRVRQTLVAHTPVTDPRHSQNLVELTTTERDWAALTGERPNWTHGWERADSEAEACGRYAAKFEQTRESALLERAIELGRSAAAATPAGHPRRGVRLDHFATALATRGEAFGDRAALAEAVIIERDAVACTSAGHPLRVQFMGNLAVNLNALFHATGDLAHVMDAIDVARGAAEATAGQGDHPRSLGILAVVLHKRFGVTGELQVLSEAVDCAKESVRLGASLVAGQAQRLSNLGAILSDLFTRTGEASVLDEAIDAHRAAADVTADDDPGRAVRLANLGGVLGMAYEKFGDRNALRDAIAARRASVAATPQDSPHWPGYTASLAAALGDWCTNPVAPAAVRREPPDPQVLAEAVGLARSAAQRPEQDAYSRAGLLTRVANVLALGFRHLGDRDALTEALGCYREAAASAGSPAESRAEAADRWGDLAAEAGQLDVAAEGYAAAVRLLPRLAGRRLGREDAQYWLGRFAGVAADAAACALAVGDEVSAVTLLESGRCVLAAQALDSRGDLSDLRERAPELAERFRTLTAEFETDTMSDRVALADELDAVTDRIRALPGMERFLRPPLLTDLTAQAHEGPIVYVNVSRHRCDALIIAPDGVRSRALDRLSEETVSHRVRTLHTAFTKGRLAAEQAIHDTLEWLWDTIVGPVLGELGLTAEPAADGPWPRIWWAPVGPLSLLPLHAAGHHRDGGPVLLDRVVSSTTPTIRALGHARAGRRDDRNEPRLLVVAMPHTPDAPDLPGAQAEADHLAALIPGATVLVGADANRDAVLDALPASGWAHFACHGYSDPDNPSDSHLALHDHDRAPLRVLDLSRLRLRNAEFAFLSACDTARTTARLSDEAIHPLAAFQIAGFSQVVGTLWRVDDVVAPAFSQQLYGELIADRSGALCASAAVHRTVRQLRAKYPNLPSVWAAHVHAGA